The Desulfovibrio subterraneus nucleotide sequence TAGATACCGAAGCTGGGCAGGCCGAAATAGAAGACAAAGAGCTGCACCATGAGTGGCACACCGCGGAACAGCACCGTATAGCCATCAAAGAACCGGCGCACGGGTTTGCTGCCGAACACGCGCAGGGTGCCCACCAGCACGCCGAGCAGCGAACCGAAAATGGCGGAAGGAACGATGAGCAGCACGCTCATCCACAGGCCCTTGTTCAGAGCGGGAATGAGCATGTCCAGAAACTGGGCGTCCACGATCACTTCTCCTCGTACAGGTCGGAGAGCCTGCTGCAGAAGTCGGCGGTGCGGGTGCCGGAACCGGGAGCAAGCAATACGGAAGGTGCGCCCTGTTCGATGATCTGCCCCTGCTGCATGAAGACGATTTCATCCGCCAGGGCGCGGGCAAAATCCATCTGGTGCGTAGCCATGACCATGGTCAGGCCGGACTGCGCCAGATCGCGGATTACGGCCAGCACTTCGCCCACCAGTTCGGGGTCCAGCGCAGAGGTGGGCTCGTCCAACAGCAGCACCTTGGGGTCCATGGCAAGGGCGCGGGCAATGGCCACACGCTGCTTCTGACCGCCGGAAAGTTCTGCGGGATACAGATTCATCTTGTTGCCAAGACCCACGCGTTCAAGCTCCTGCACGGCGCGGTCGTTCGCTTCCTTGCGGCTCAGCCCCTTGACCTTGCGCAGTGCGATAGAAACGTTATCCGCCGCGCGCAGGTGATCGAAGAGGTTGAAGTCCTGAAAAATCATGCCCACATGCTGGCGGTATTCAAACAGCTTCTTCTTGTGCGCCAGATCCACCTGCCGCTCTTCAAGCCATATGTTGCCGGAAACGGGATGGATAAGACAGTTGATGCTCTGAAGAAACGTGGACTTGCCTGCCCCCGAAGGTCCGATAAGCACCTTGAGTTCGCCCTTGTTCACGGAAAGGGAAACATCCTTGAGGATGGACTTGCCGCCAAGGCTGACATTTATGTGCTCAACCCGCAGAACAGGCGTCTCGGGTGATTCGACGGAAGACTGAGCGGAATGGGTCATGGAAACGATCCTTACATTGTATAGCCCGGAATCCGGACCTTCTTTTCAAGCGCGAGCAGCAGTTTCACGCCCACGAGAGTGATGATGAAATACAGAACGCCCGCATTGATGAACAGGGCCAGATGCTCGTAAGTACGGGAAGCAACAAAATGGGTGCGGGTGAATATATCCATGGCGCCCACCACGTAAGCCAGTGCGGAGTCCTTGAGAATGATGGAATATTCGTTGGACCAGCCGGGAATGGAAAGGCGCAGGGCCTGCGGCAGAATGATGGAGGTAATGCCCTGCATATCACTCATGCCGAGCGCACGGGCAGCCCTGAGCTGTCCCTGCGGCAACGACTGGATGGCACCGCGAAAAATCTGCGACTGATAGGCCGCACTGGTCAGCCCCAGCACTATGGACACGGCGGAAATGGCGTTCAGGTCAAGCCCGAGCGCATCAAAAATACCGAAATAGAACAGGAACATGAGCACCAGAATGGGAACACCGCGGAAAAACCAGACATACAGTCCGATAAGACGGCGCACGACGGGATGCCCGTAAACAAGCCCCACGGCCATGGGAATGCCCATAAGAAGGCCAAGAACCATGGCAAAACAAACGATGGCCAGAGAGACTCCGGCTCCTTCGAGGATATATGGCAGGGCTTCGATGATGACAGAAAGCTGCTGTTGCATGATAATAACCTGAAAGCCGCAGCGCACGCGGGAAAAACGGCTTTCGTGCTTCGTACTGATAGTTGGCGCGTGCACGCACGCTATACAGAAAAAATGGCCGGAAAGCGACAGGAAATGTTCCTTCGCTTTCCGGCCTTACAGCCTTTCAGGCACAGGAACTAGTGAGCGCCGTCCTTGAGGTGCTTTGCCTTAAGCTCTTCCCAGTAGGGATCGGCCATAAGCATCTTGAGCCCCTTGTTGATGGTATCGAGCAGCTCCTTGTCTTCCTTGCGCACAGCCACGCCGAAGAATTCGGGTTCGCCGAACTCACCCACGATTTCAAGTTCCTTGCCGTGCTTGATGGCATCTTCGGCAGGAGCGATGTCCATGGCGGCTGCGGGTACGCGGCCGTTCAGGATGTCCATGATGGCAAGCGGAGCGGAGTCATAGTACTTCAGTTCGAAGTTATTGCCGTCCTTGCCCACCTGGTTCTGCAGTGCGTCGGCTTCGGAAGTGCCGGACTGCACGCCCAGCTTCATGCCGCCCTTGAAGACTTTTTCAACGGTGAGGCCCGCGCCTTTCTTGGAGATCACAACCTGTGCGACCTTCCAGTAAGGATCGGAGAAAGTAACCTGCTTGGCGCGTTCTTCAGTGATGGACATGCCGGAGTAGACCATGTCGATCTTCTTGGAAACCACGCTCTGCACGATGGTAGACCATTCCATGGCCTTATGCTCAACGGTGAAGCCCATCTTTTCGGCAATCCAGTTCAGGGAATCCACATCAAATCCTGCGGGCTTGCCATTGGCGTCAATGTAGGCAAAGGGCGGGTAGTTGGCGTCGATGCCGTTCACGTAGGCCTTCTTGGCAAATGCCACGGAACCGAAGAGCAGAACAAAGCTGATGGCAGCGACAAGCAGAGAGCTTTTTCTGAACATTTCCTTCTTCCTTTCGTGAAATATGGTGATTTCCAAATCGTGACGGACGGTTAGCCGCTCACACCACAAACCGCCCGAAAATCCTGTACATGTAAAAGCGCTAGCAGAATCCGTAGCGGCGCGCAAGCCGGAAAGAACAAATTTGGCAATATCGGAACCCGGAACAGACCGGAGCAAAAAGAAATTCTCCATTTTCGTCGTCAGCGAATCCCGTTACCGGTCATTTGCCCTCCATTTCCTCTTTGTTCCCTCCCGAGCTTGTGGTAAGAACGGTCGTGTCCGACAATCGGCAGTATGCGCTGCAAGGTCATGACGTACCGCCTCTGCCTGCCGCACCTATTGCCTGACACTCATTCATGAACACACCAGCCACTAACTAGACGTTCCGATGCACGCCAAGCACGCGGGCCCCTGAGAAACGTCACCGAAAGGAGCCGATAATGAAAGTATCCCTGGGCGCAAAAACCATTGCCTATCCCACTCCGCTCTTTCTGGTGGGTACCTACGACAAAGAAAACCGCCCCAACGTCATGGCCGCAGCATGGGGCGGAATATGCTGCTCCAAGCCGCCGAGCGTGGCTGTTTCCCTGCGGGCTGCCACTTACTCGCATGCAAGCATTCTTGAACGTGGTGCATTTACCATAAACATCACCCCCCGCGGTTTTCTGGCGCAGGCCGACTATGCGGGCATTTTTTCCGGCAGGGATGAAGACAAGTTTGCCTCGCTGGGCCTTACCCCCATCAAGGCCGAGTTTGTTGATGCCCCCTATGTAGGCGAATTTCCTGTCGTACTCGAATGTTCTCTCGTCCAGACGGTAGAAGTGGGCCTGCATACCCAGTTCATAGGCGAGATCAAGGACGTGAAGGCTGAAAAGGGCGTGCTGCGCGAAGACGGCCTGCCGGATATTCTCAAGGTGGACCCGGTAATATTTACTCCCGTGAGCCGCGAATACTACGCTGTGGGCGATTTTCTCGGAAAGGCCTTCTCCATTGGAAAAAAACTGAAGAGTTAAATAACGTTTCGCATTTTGTGCGACCCTGAGGCCGTGCGTGTGTGCAACGCACGGCTTTTTTATTGCGAAACAATCTATAAACAGTATAATCTCACAAAAAATTATCCGGAGAAGCACATGGAAGCACTTTTCAACCAGTACAAAGATCAGGTAATCCTCTGGGCCGCCAAAAACGGCACCAACCTCATTGTTGCCCTTATCATACTCATTGTCGGTCACTGGCTTGCGAAACGCATTTCGCATCTGCTGCAAAAAGCCATGCAGCACAAAGGCATGGACCTGCTGCTCATCAACTTCATCAGGGGCGTAGCCTATTATGCCATCATGGCGGCAGTGTTCATCGCGGTTGCAGCGCAGGTAGGCATTGATACAACCTCCTTCCTTGCCATTCTCGGTTCCGTCGGTCTGGCTGTCGGCCTGGCCATGAAGGACAACCTCTCGAACTTCTCATCCGGCGTCATGCTGGTGCTGTTCCGCCCCTTCACCTTCGGCGACTTCGTCGATGTTGCCGGGGTTTCCGGTTCGGTGGTTGCCATCAACCTCTTCCACACGGAACTCAAATCGCCTGACAACCAGCGTATCATCATTCCCAACAGTCTGATCATGGGACAGGTCATCACCAACGTCACCGGCAACGCCACCCGCCGCATCGACATGGTGTTCGGCATCGGCTACGGCGACGACATTGCCAAAGCGCGGGACGTCATCATTGCTGCACTGGAGTCTGAAGCCAAGGTGCTGAAAGACCCCGCCTACACGGTGGCCGTTTCCGAACTGGCAGATTCCAGCGTCAACTTTGTTGTCCGCCCGTGGGTAGCAACCGCCGATTACTGGGATGTGCGCTTCCGCCTGACCGAATCCATCAAGCTTGCGCTTGAGGCCAACGGCATTTCCATCCCCTTCCCGCAGCGGGATGTACATATCATCCAGCCCGCGCAGGCGTAGTCTGTTTCCAACGCACAATACAAAGCCCCCGCATAATCACGGGGGCTTTGTTGTATGGATTATTCAACCCACAAGATCTTTCTGCTGGAAAAGGCGTCCGCCTTGAGGTGCCATCGCTCCATTTCAAAACGGCTGAAGACCAGCGAGGGCTCAATGGTTATAAGTCGGGCAGTTTCCTGCGTGCCATTGAAAAAGCTTCTGGCCAGCAGGGCAGCAGCATATCCCTGATCTTCGCCGCGCAGCATGAAACCGGCAGTCGCCTTTCCTTTGCCGATACTGAAATCCCAAAGAGCAAAAATAGGGACAGGAGAATTGGCATTCAACCACTGCATGGCAACATCTTCGTGCACCACAGAGTTATCTCCCGACAGCAGGGTATGATACACGCCCAGCAAAATGGCATCATATCCGTTCCGCTTGCTTTCCAGCACCAGGCGCTGCCATGCGCTATAAAAAGTAGCCCGCACCAGCTCGCATTCCACACCATAGAGCGTAAATTCAGTTTCGTCGTTCAACATGGTATGGGCAATTTCAAACGAGGTAGTGCTATCGTCGAAAAGAACCAGCACCCGCCGGATATCAGACGACATGGAAGAAAGCAGCATTATGGACCGCTTGACCAGCGGACGTTCCAGCACACCCAGTACATTCGGGGAATTGTGCAGTCCGTAATTGCGCGGGTTGCCGTTGATGCCCAGATAGACAAGGGGCACCTTCTGCTCCACGAAACGTCTACCCAGCAGTGAAGCGGCATTATCATCCGCCAGCATTACCAGATCGGGCTTAACCTCCCGGTAATACGCAAAGGCAGCCTCGGCCCGGGCCTGAAACTGCTCCCGCGGCAAACGCTTGGTATTCATCTGAAAGGTAAATACCTCCACATCCTTGCCAAGCCCCCGGCGTATGCCCCGCAGCAAGCTCACATCCCATGCGTAATCCGCATGGTAGCTCTCTATAACCAGCACCCGTTTACGGTCTTCGGCAGCGGCTGTGGCAACACATACCAGAGAGGCAAAGAGAACAAACAACACTAGAGAGATAGGCTTACGCAGCATGGGTACCTCTTCATGGTTAGTATTCCACATAGCTATTATACATTGCCCACAGTACCACGCAACACAATGATAGACCAATATGCAGGGCATATAATGGCACCATATTCAAAAAGTGATATTCTTCCACACAGCCCGGGCAGCAGAGACTGCACGGGGATTCTCCTTTCAAGGGTTGCCCATGAAGCGTGCCATTTTTGCCAGCCTGCTCGCCCTGCTGCTCTGGACCATGCTCTCATATTACACATATGACAGAGCCGTGGGTGATTACCTGCGCAGTCAGTACAACGCAGCTCTCACAGACGCCCGCCGGGCCTATGACACAGACCTTACCTACAGAAGATGGAATGCCAAGACGGGGGGCGTCTACGCCGAAGTATCCGGATACATGAAGCCGAATCCCCACCTCAATGTACCCAACAGGGAAATAATCACGCAGGACGGAAAAATCTTCACGCTGGTCAATCCCGCCTACATGACTCGCATGGTGCATGAAATCATGAGCGAATCAGACGGATTGCAGGGCCACATTACCAGCCTTGAGCCCCTTAACCCTGCCAATGCGCCCACCCCGTGGGAACGTGAAGTGCTCATGGCCTTCAAGACAGCCCCGAAGGAATACCACAGGCTTGTCGAAGAAGGTAACGAGGTTGCCCTGCACTACATGCGCCCCATGATAACAGAAGACTTCTGCCTCAAGTGCCATGCTCATCAGGGGTACAAGGTGGGCGACATACGCGGGGGCATCAGCATTACCGTTCCCATGTCCGGCTATTACAGAGATCTTGCCCATGAGAAGCAGGGAGAGCTTTTCCGCAGCATGAGCATATTCGTCACGGGCCTGCTGCTCAGCATTGCCCTGCTCTACTTTTTGCGGCGCTATGAACAACTCAGAAACCGGACCGAAGCGGCCATACGCAAAAGCGAAGCAAGATTCCGCACCCTTTTCACCAACGCCCCGCTGGGCATGGTGCTTATTGATGACGCCGACAGAATTCTTGAATGCAATAAGGCAGGACTTTCGCTGCTGGCATCGGACGACATACCAATCCACTCGCAACGGCTTGAGGACGTTCTGCAATGCCGGAATATGGCCATGAATCTTGCGAGGCTGAAGGCTGAAGGCAGCCTGCAGGTGGCAGAGCAATGTACCGTCGCCTCAAGCCTGTCCCCCATTCACATCCGCCTGCTTGGCTTCCGCATTCACGAAAGCCTGTATGTTGCCATAGTAGATGACCAGACGGAACGCATCCGGGCTCAGTCTCTGCTGCTTGCCGCCAAAGAGGAAGCCGAGAAAGCCAACAGGGTCAAAACCGAGTTTCTGGCCATAATGAGCCATGAAATACGCACACCGCTCAACGGCATCATCGGCATGCTGCAGCTCATGCAGACCCAGATCCTCACGGAAAAACAGGCCGAATTTATCAGCATGGCCTTGGAGAGCAGCCATAATCTGCTGCGCATTCTCACAGACATTCTGGACATAAGCCGCATAGAATCCGGCAAGATGGAAATATTTGAAGAGCCCTTCAGCTTCACGGATGTGCTTGCCCCGGTCTGCGCTCTGTTCGCGGACGATATCAAGCGCAAAAAACTGAATATTACGGTAGATCTCGACAAGAAAGTTCCCGGCCTGCTCATCGGCGACAGCGGCCGCCTGCGGCAGGTGCTCTACAACCTCATCGGCAACGCCGTGAAATACACCGAGACGGGCAGCATTACCGTACATGTATATCCTCTGCCGTTCCGCAACGATCCTGACAAAATATCCATCCATGTTGAGGTGACAGATACGGGTATCGGCATTCCGGACGACAAACTGGGCCATGTGCTTGAGCCCTTTACCCAGAACGAGGCAGTTTTTTCCAGACGGTTCGGCGGGGTGGGGCTTGGCCTTGCCATTGTGAAGCGCATTGTGCTGATGCTGCAGGGCAGTCTGTGCCTCAGCTCCGAGCCGGGGGTCGGCACTGAAGCCCACCTCACCCTCTCCTTTGCCATGGCAGCGGAACCGGTTCTGGAAAGCGTTCCCGCAGAGCAGGATACCTCTCCGCAGATACCGCCGGGCAGGATACTCATCGTGGAAGATGATCCCGTAAACCGCAAGACACTGCATTATCTGCTGGAAAAACTTGGCCATGAATCGGAAGAAGCCTCCAACGGACTGGAAGCGCTCGACCTGATTCTCGACAGGGTGTTTGATCTTGTCCTCATGGACATACAGATGCCGGAAATGAACGGGCTGGAAGCAACCAAACGCATCCGTTCGCTGCCAATGCAGGACAGGCGGGCCATTCCCATTATCGCCGTTACCGCGCATGCCATGAAGGGCGACAGAGAGATGTTCCTGCGGGCCGGCATGGACGACTACATCTCCAAGCCCATCGACTTGCAGGCACTGGATGCCTGCCTGCGTAAATACATGCACCGCGCGGCCCTGCGCCGGTAGCCTGTCGGGCACTTTTGCCAGTACCCCCACCCCCTATATTCCCCTGAAAACCCCGCATGACGAGGCTTGACACGGTTTATGCCATGAAGTAGGGCTGCAAACCGTTCCTGTTAGCATTTATTTTACACAAGCCCCACCACCATGCCCGACATTCAATTCAATTCCCAGACAGCAGGCTATTTTGCCATTGCCCTTCTTTTTTTGCTCACAAGCACCTTCATTGTGTGGCAACGCCTTGCCCGTGCGCGCGAGTCTCAGATGCCCGAAGCCGGTCTTGATAACGGCACCCCCACCCCGCCGGACGGCCTCTGCGCCACCACGCTGTGGATTGCCAACTACAGCGCATCCCCCGTCTTCATCCGCAACATCCATATAGACGTCGGCACTTTTGCGGGCAATGAGGTCCGCAATCTCATGGGCCAGATCAGGCACTACGAGAAAAGTGAAGATATCCAGCGCCCCCTGATGCTTACTGTCGAACCGCAGACGAGGCGCGATGAACCCGTGGCTTTTCACGCACGGGTAGGATCCCCCGTGGAAGCAGTGCTTCAGGGGAACAACGGCACCTACGATATCCACATCCGGCAGCTTTTCCCCCGATAAGCCAGGCGTCCGCCTGCGGCATCTTGCCAACGGCCTTTCATCCTGCCTATAGTTCTGCGACCTTCGCAAAGAACCATCATCCGGCAGGGGGATGCCACATTGCCGCTGCAACACCTGATACATCGGATCAAGCCCCGATCCATTCGAGCGCACCTCATCCATATGGTGCTGGTGCTGCTGTTGCTGCAGCTTGCGGCAAGCTGGCTGGTCATCACCGGTCCGGTAACGGACATGCTCAAGAACGAGATCGGCGAAAGCGCCCTGCATGCGGCCAAAACCATAGCCCAGATGCCGACCATTCGCCGGGCGCTTCTTGCCCGCGACCCCCACGGCACCATTCAGGAAATTGCCGAATCCATCCGCGTGAGCATAGGCGCATCCTACGTAGTGGTGGGCGACCGCAACGGCATACGGTACTCCCACCCCGTCAAGGAACGCATAGGCCTTCCCTTTGTGGGCGGCGACACCGGCCCCGCGCTCAAGGAAGGCAAGTCATACATTTCAGAAGCCGTGGGCTCGCTCGGCCCCTCGCTGCGCGGCATGACCCCCATTTACGACTACAACGACGACATCATCGGCTTCGTGTCCGTGGGGTATCTTTCCACAAAAGTACACGACGCCATTCCCCCCCATCTGAACAAACCCTTCACCCTCATCGCGGCCATGGCGGCCGTGGGCATTCTGAGCGCCCTGTTCATTGCCCAGCACCTGAAGAATATCACTCTTGGGCTTGAACCTTCGGAAATAACCAGCCTGTATCTTGAACGCGGTGCCATTCTGGAAGCCATCCGCGAAGGTGTGGTGGCCGTGGACCCCGAAGGCCGGGTGCGGCTGGCAAACAAGGCGGCCGTGCGTTATGCGGGGCTGGACCCTGCCAATGTCCGCAAGGACAGGAATATAGACAACGTGCTGCCCGGTGCGGGTCTGCGCCGCGCCCTCGCCACGGGCGAAGCGGAATATGATCAGGAACGCCACATCAATGACAGGGACATGATCTTCAACATCGTTCCCGTATTCCGGCAGGGAACCCTGCACGGGGCCGTGGCCAGCTTCCGCCCCAAGGATGAGCTGGACCGGCTGGCCACCGAACTCTCGCGCGTGCAGGAATATTCCGAACTGCTGCGCGTGCAGACCCACGAATATTCCAACAAGCTGCATACCATTGCGGGGCTCATCCAGATAGAGGCATACAGTGAGGCGCTTGAACTGGTTACCCGTGAATCGCACGGTTACGAGGACGTTATCCGCTTCCTGAACGAAGCGGTACCCCACCCTGTCATTGCCGCCATTCTGCTCGGCAAGTTCAACCGCGCGCAGGAACTGAAGGTGGATTTTGCCATAGACAGGCAAAGCACGCTTGAGGACGTGCCCGCGCACATTGATCAGGTGAAGATTGTCACCATACTGGGCAACCTGCTCGACAACGCTTTTGAGGCCGTTCTCGACCGCGACCTGAACCGGCGCCGCGTGGAGCTTTCGTTCACCGACCTCGGCAACGACATCGTCTTCGAGATAGAGGATTCCGGTCATGGCATTCCCATGGACCGGACGCACGAGGTCTTTGAAAAAGGCGTTTCGTCAAAGGGTAAGGACCGCCGCGGCGTGGGGCTGTATCTCGTGCGCAAGGCGCTTGACGAACTGGACGGCGACGTGCTGATTTCCGACAGCAACCTCGGTGGTGCCCTGTTTACGGTAACGGTACCCAAAAAACCGGGCAGGCACGCCACCGCAACCGGAGAAAGGAGCGAAGCCAGGCATGAATGATATTCGGGTTTTGATCGTCGAAGACGATGTGCGCATAGCGGACCTGCACCGGCGCTTCACCATGCGTGTGGAAGGATGCGAAGTGGTGGGAGTGGCCTACAACCTTGATGATGCCCGCCTCATGATCGAAACGCTTGAGCCGCATCTGGTGCTGCTCGACCTGTATTTTCCTGAAGGCTCCGGAACGGATCTGCTGCGCGAAATACGTGCGGAAGGAAGGGAGATGGATGTCATCCTCATCACCGCTGCCCGCGAAGTGGGACCGCTCAAGGAAGCTGTGCGGGGCGGGGTGTTCGACTATCTGATCAAGCCCGTTTCCGCCGACCGTTTTCATGAGTGCATCAGCAAGTTCCGCAGCTACCGCAAACGCATCTGCTGCGACGAACGCATTGAACAGCACGATGTGGACAGCCTGCTGCACAACTCCGGCGGTAACACTCCCGCCTCGCAATCGGGCGACCTGCCCAAGGGCATTGATCTGCTCACACTGGGAAAAATTAAGTCCGCCATGGAACATGCCCCTGCCGATACCGGACTGAGTGCCGAAGAAGTGGGCGCCAATGTCGGTGTCAGCCGCTCCACGGCAAGGCGCTATCTCGA carries:
- a CDS encoding ATP-binding protein, producing MPLQHLIHRIKPRSIRAHLIHMVLVLLLLQLAASWLVITGPVTDMLKNEIGESALHAAKTIAQMPTIRRALLARDPHGTIQEIAESIRVSIGASYVVVGDRNGIRYSHPVKERIGLPFVGGDTGPALKEGKSYISEAVGSLGPSLRGMTPIYDYNDDIIGFVSVGYLSTKVHDAIPPHLNKPFTLIAAMAAVGILSALFIAQHLKNITLGLEPSEITSLYLERGAILEAIREGVVAVDPEGRVRLANKAAVRYAGLDPANVRKDRNIDNVLPGAGLRRALATGEAEYDQERHINDRDMIFNIVPVFRQGTLHGAVASFRPKDELDRLATELSRVQEYSELLRVQTHEYSNKLHTIAGLIQIEAYSEALELVTRESHGYEDVIRFLNEAVPHPVIAAILLGKFNRAQELKVDFAIDRQSTLEDVPAHIDQVKIVTILGNLLDNAFEAVLDRDLNRRRVELSFTDLGNDIVFEIEDSGHGIPMDRTHEVFEKGVSSKGKDRRGVGLYLVRKALDELDGDVLISDSNLGGALFTVTVPKKPGRHATATGERSEARHE
- a CDS encoding amino acid ABC transporter permease: MQQQLSVIIEALPYILEGAGVSLAIVCFAMVLGLLMGIPMAVGLVYGHPVVRRLIGLYVWFFRGVPILVLMFLFYFGIFDALGLDLNAISAVSIVLGLTSAAYQSQIFRGAIQSLPQGQLRAARALGMSDMQGITSIILPQALRLSIPGWSNEYSIILKDSALAYVVGAMDIFTRTHFVASRTYEHLALFINAGVLYFIITLVGVKLLLALEKKVRIPGYTM
- a CDS encoding ABC transporter substrate-binding protein, with protein sequence MFRKSSLLVAAISFVLLFGSVAFAKKAYVNGIDANYPPFAYIDANGKPAGFDVDSLNWIAEKMGFTVEHKAMEWSTIVQSVVSKKIDMVYSGMSITEERAKQVTFSDPYWKVAQVVISKKGAGLTVEKVFKGGMKLGVQSGTSEADALQNQVGKDGNNFELKYYDSAPLAIMDILNGRVPAAAMDIAPAEDAIKHGKELEIVGEFGEPEFFGVAVRKEDKELLDTINKGLKMLMADPYWEELKAKHLKDGAH
- a CDS encoding amino acid ABC transporter ATP-binding protein, yielding MTHSAQSSVESPETPVLRVEHINVSLGGKSILKDVSLSVNKGELKVLIGPSGAGKSTFLQSINCLIHPVSGNIWLEERQVDLAHKKKLFEYRQHVGMIFQDFNLFDHLRAADNVSIALRKVKGLSRKEANDRAVQELERVGLGNKMNLYPAELSGGQKQRVAIARALAMDPKVLLLDEPTSALDPELVGEVLAVIRDLAQSGLTMVMATHQMDFARALADEIVFMQQGQIIEQGAPSVLLAPGSGTRTADFCSRLSDLYEEK
- a CDS encoding ABC transporter substrate-binding protein, translating into MLRKPISLVLFVLFASLVCVATAAAEDRKRVLVIESYHADYAWDVSLLRGIRRGLGKDVEVFTFQMNTKRLPREQFQARAEAAFAYYREVKPDLVMLADDNAASLLGRRFVEQKVPLVYLGINGNPRNYGLHNSPNVLGVLERPLVKRSIMLLSSMSSDIRRVLVLFDDSTTSFEIAHTMLNDETEFTLYGVECELVRATFYSAWQRLVLESKRNGYDAILLGVYHTLLSGDNSVVHEDVAMQWLNANSPVPIFALWDFSIGKGKATAGFMLRGEDQGYAAALLARSFFNGTQETARLITIEPSLVFSRFEMERWHLKADAFSSRKILWVE
- a CDS encoding mechanosensitive ion channel family protein; protein product: MEALFNQYKDQVILWAAKNGTNLIVALIILIVGHWLAKRISHLLQKAMQHKGMDLLLINFIRGVAYYAIMAAVFIAVAAQVGIDTTSFLAILGSVGLAVGLAMKDNLSNFSSGVMLVLFRPFTFGDFVDVAGVSGSVVAINLFHTELKSPDNQRIIIPNSLIMGQVITNVTGNATRRIDMVFGIGYGDDIAKARDVIIAALESEAKVLKDPAYTVAVSELADSSVNFVVRPWVATADYWDVRFRLTESIKLALEANGISIPFPQRDVHIIQPAQA
- a CDS encoding flavin reductase family protein; its protein translation is MKVSLGAKTIAYPTPLFLVGTYDKENRPNVMAAAWGGICCSKPPSVAVSLRAATYSHASILERGAFTINITPRGFLAQADYAGIFSGRDEDKFASLGLTPIKAEFVDAPYVGEFPVVLECSLVQTVEVGLHTQFIGEIKDVKAEKGVLREDGLPDILKVDPVIFTPVSREYYAVGDFLGKAFSIGKKLKS
- a CDS encoding response regulator, producing MKRAIFASLLALLLWTMLSYYTYDRAVGDYLRSQYNAALTDARRAYDTDLTYRRWNAKTGGVYAEVSGYMKPNPHLNVPNREIITQDGKIFTLVNPAYMTRMVHEIMSESDGLQGHITSLEPLNPANAPTPWEREVLMAFKTAPKEYHRLVEEGNEVALHYMRPMITEDFCLKCHAHQGYKVGDIRGGISITVPMSGYYRDLAHEKQGELFRSMSIFVTGLLLSIALLYFLRRYEQLRNRTEAAIRKSEARFRTLFTNAPLGMVLIDDADRILECNKAGLSLLASDDIPIHSQRLEDVLQCRNMAMNLARLKAEGSLQVAEQCTVASSLSPIHIRLLGFRIHESLYVAIVDDQTERIRAQSLLLAAKEEAEKANRVKTEFLAIMSHEIRTPLNGIIGMLQLMQTQILTEKQAEFISMALESSHNLLRILTDILDISRIESGKMEIFEEPFSFTDVLAPVCALFADDIKRKKLNITVDLDKKVPGLLIGDSGRLRQVLYNLIGNAVKYTETGSITVHVYPLPFRNDPDKISIHVEVTDTGIGIPDDKLGHVLEPFTQNEAVFSRRFGGVGLGLAIVKRIVLMLQGSLCLSSEPGVGTEAHLTLSFAMAAEPVLESVPAEQDTSPQIPPGRILIVEDDPVNRKTLHYLLEKLGHESEEASNGLEALDLILDRVFDLVLMDIQMPEMNGLEATKRIRSLPMQDRRAIPIIAVTAHAMKGDREMFLRAGMDDYISKPIDLQALDACLRKYMHRAALRR
- a CDS encoding response regulator, whose product is MNDIRVLIVEDDVRIADLHRRFTMRVEGCEVVGVAYNLDDARLMIETLEPHLVLLDLYFPEGSGTDLLREIRAEGREMDVILITAAREVGPLKEAVRGGVFDYLIKPVSADRFHECISKFRSYRKRICCDERIEQHDVDSLLHNSGGNTPASQSGDLPKGIDLLTLGKIKSAMEHAPADTGLSAEEVGANVGVSRSTARRYLEYLTSAGAIYADQVYGSIGRPERRYFQSTAPHA